A window of Castanea sativa cultivar Marrone di Chiusa Pesio chromosome 8, ASM4071231v1 genomic DNA:
ACTCAGAAGATAGAGATaacaaaacctcaaaaatgaTTAAAGGTGTTACTTACCTTATAACTGTGGCCCTTTTGGCTTTGGCATCCTCCCTTGTTTCTGCCTATGACCCTAGTCCTTAACAAAGACTTTTGTGTCGCAATCAACAACACCAATTCGGCTGGTATGTACATACTCTCATTATTATTAGCAGTAATAGTAATTTTCATCACGTTCATTTGAAATCATTAGAAGTTGcacaaattaatgaaattatccctccaataaattaaaaaaaaaaaaatatatatatatatatatatatattaatgaaagCATGCCTTCTGGTTGTATCATCAGCTACatcagatttttatttttttacttgacTTGTTATTGTCCATTGTTAAagaagtttctttcttttttttttttctgacaaTGAAAAGCTTTTCTTTGTGTAGTATTTGTGAATGGGAAATTTTGTAAGGATCCAGCAGCTGTCACAGCCGATGATTTTTTCTTCCCCGGACTCAATATTCCTGCAATCACTACAAATAAAGTCGGATTCAATGTCACCCTTGTGAACGTTGATCTATTGCCGGGTTTGAACACTCTAGGCATATCTTTGGCCCGTCTTGACTTTGCACCATACGGCTTGGATCCTCCGCACATTCACCCTCGTGCCTCTGAGATTCTAGTAGTTGCAGAGGGTACTCTCTTAGTTGGATTTGTCACATCCAACCCAAACAAACTTTTCACCAAAGTTTTAAACAAGGGAGACGTCTTTGCATTCCCAATTGGCCTCATTCACTTTCAGTTTAACATAGGGCAGACCAACGCTGTTGCTTTTGCCGGTCTCAATAGCCAAAATCCCGGGGTGATTACCATTGCAAACGCGGTCTTTGGATCTTATCCTCCCATCAATCCTGATGTTCTCATTAAAGCCTTCCAAGTTGACAAGAATGTAGTTGATTATCTTCAAAAACAATTCTAGTTAAACCACAATTTGGAAAAGTATATGTAATAGAATGATTAATTGCTAGATAGTTCGAATAATGTCTTCCTTGTTTCTCTTCTTGTAATTCCATAGAAATAATTGTTATAgaataaaatggttttttatgattttttgtgtgTCATGGTGTCATAACAAACACTAAGCAGCCAAGATCCTTATCGTTTAACTGGTATCTCCCTGTGAAAAAGGTAATTTGTGCATCACTTAATCTTGATTACACCTTGCATACACAAGGTTTTAAAATTACAAGAACctaacaattaaatataatgtgatcaaaattgttttaaaagtaGACAGaagtttgattttcatttttacaaattgtatGAGTATAGAGCATtggcggagccagaggggggcgagggggggggcacctgccccccctgactcctaattttttttttgtattagtagtcacatgaaaaaaaaaaaaaaaaaaaaaaaaaaaaaaaaaaaaacctctacttgttgaaacttgaaagtgaccaaaccacctatttcactattttttttttttatatcattatttacatcatttttactatttatgatactttttacagtattttatctttaaatgatgctagagatattacaaattttactacttatgtcttacaaattagcatgtcaccaatcacaaaaaataatttcaaacatttattcattatattttttaagtaacactaatcatatttttactccatcagtttgtaaattttttagtagctatgaattggttgtttttgtttatttattttaataatatgaaatatattcatatttgcttacaattttttatttattttgttattattgttaattaatgtttattagataaatttcacttttaatatcgtcttttaattttgccccctctagactaaaatcctaACTCCGCCACTGGTATAGAGattctactactactactacacaATGTATTCATACCGAGGGAACAtggtaaaaattatatatacgtTCTTATTAATTAGGGCAAATCGCAGCCTCACGTTTTCGGGAACTGTTGCAAATGGTTCTGGTGACAGTTTACTTCATGAAACGATTATCACAGGTATGGCAGTCAGTGATAAGTGTGAAAACATAGCTGCTTGTTGAAATGTTTTGGTCTGAC
This region includes:
- the LOC142608123 gene encoding germin-like protein subfamily 1 member 17; protein product: MTLVLNKDFCVAINNTNSAVFVNGKFCKDPAAVTADDFFFPGLNIPAITTNKVGFNVTLVNVDLLPGLNTLGISLARLDFAPYGLDPPHIHPRASEILVVAEGTLLVGFVTSNPNKLFTKVLNKGDVFAFPIGLIHFQFNIGQTNAVAFAGLNSQNPGVITIANAVFGSYPPINPDVLIKAFQVDKNVVDYLQKQF